GAACTCTGTCTTTTACGATAAACAATGGGATCAAATCTGAGTAAgcaagtaccccccccccccccccccccccccccccccctcccccgccctGTTTCTGGAAAGCAACTGTGAGCTTGTAGCCAGCAGAATGCCTTGGGGCCCCTGCTCTCAGGTCTCGTGTCCCTCACACCTCTTTGCTCAAAGAGATCCTCACGCTGCTGAAGACTTTGCCAATGGCCTCGAAGAGTGGGTCAAAGAAAGTGTGAATGCAGATGGAGTAGACTCTGCTGACGCACTGGATCTCGATCAAGTAGCTCTTCACACAGGGAACCACAACCCATATATGAATGAAGGACAGGATGGCGAAGTATATACCCCAGATGAGGGCCAGGGGGATGCCGACCAGAGCTGTGAGGATGCGGTAACACCAGTATTTGGTGACTGTGAAGGTGGTAAAGCTGGCCTTCCATATACCATCAAAGCTGTGGGTGCCGTCAGGTTCTGCAATGACATCCTCAAACTCAAcctaaggagaaaaaaaaaagtgcaataattacactgtgtaacaattttttttttttttgttcctgggtagtaagtgttatttcctaactgcttatgcctcaaaagtatagaaaatggctattattccccacaaactttgcttttgtgaccaggacagtgatatcttgaaatttacctattttccagaacattccagatagattcagtgctgagtaaacttggagtaacttctagaactttctagaactttccagtaatataaatagtagtataaatacaggggccttaagcccaccagttcagtttagttccagctgcctaaatggatacatatctgcatttttctgagatggcatcaagaggctgcaatggtggcattcaagatgggtctccaaggtggttttaccaagtttccctgctatctttgcctttggaacagcagggacaccaaggtgcactaccacaggcgggactagccacagcagaccgagttctctgtgggaacaacgtcaagtgggagccactggtggacccctggaaggtgctgatgccaccactgcacatcaaattgggccttatgaaacaatttgtcagagctctagataaggagtcggcagccttcaagta
This window of the Polyodon spathula isolate WHYD16114869_AA chromosome 7, ASM1765450v1, whole genome shotgun sequence genome carries:
- the LOC121318229 gene encoding caveolin-1-like isoform X1; the encoded protein is MTGGNKNEESEGFLCPSFIRDQGNIYKPKNKVMDNDSLKEKDVFDVHTKEIDLVNRDRKHLNDDVVKVEFEDVIAEPDGTHSFDGIWKASFTTFTVTKYWCYRILTALVGIPLALIWGIYFAILSFIHIWVVVPCVKSYLIEIQCVSRVYSICIHTFFDPLFEAIGKVFSSVRISLSKEV
- the LOC121318229 gene encoding caveolin-1-like isoform X2, translating into MDNDSLKEKDVFDVHTKEIDLVNRDRKHLNDDVVKVEFEDVIAEPDGTHSFDGIWKASFTTFTVTKYWCYRILTALVGIPLALIWGIYFAILSFIHIWVVVPCVKSYLIEIQCVSRVYSICIHTFFDPLFEAIGKVFSSVRISLSKEV